One Lacunisphaera limnophila DNA window includes the following coding sequences:
- a CDS encoding M13 family metallopeptidase — protein MNPLLRSLFAGAALSAAVCLCSTAAEPAPPLADPGFSVDKMDLTADPRVDFARYAAGGWYARNEIPADKSRWGGFNELAEQNWAKVHAILDEVAAAPAEPGTNRQKVGDFYRSATDTATINARGLKPIEADLAAIAASASLDELMAVAVRMHRGLGAPFCGFAYYADFKQSDTYGFYLYQGGLSLPSKEYYFSDKFARERWEFIGHVAKMLEVAGTPRATAYKEAETVFALEKAMAENAKLPVELRDRVANYNKMPIAEAVAAYPGFPLPALVAGLGVPATVTDIIVGQPKFIEALGRLLTERPLDDWKLYVRWQLLNASAPYLAEDFEKENFRFFSTVLNGTPAQEPRWQRAARQVDTSIGEAVGQLYVEKHFPPAAKARMMEMIDNIKAVFRDRLATLDWMSDETRQKALAKFARFEPMIGYPEKWRDYSAVEVRADDYLGNVQRAAFAQSDRVIGRIGQKVDRAEWSLTPQTVNAYYSPVTNQIVFPAGILQPPFFDFALDDAVNYGAIGGVIGHEITHGFDDQGRRFDADGNMTDWWTPEDANRFRERAQKLVDQYNSYQALPGLAINGQLSLGENIGDFAGTTIAYEALQRSLLGKEKKLIDGFTPEQRFYLSWTQQWRTKFRDDAMRLQVARGPHAPGNFRAFGPLVNQQTFFDAFGIKEGDPMWRKPEDRAKIW, from the coding sequence ATGAATCCCCTCCTGCGCAGCCTTTTCGCCGGGGCGGCCCTCAGCGCCGCCGTCTGTCTTTGCTCCACCGCCGCCGAACCCGCGCCGCCGCTGGCGGATCCGGGCTTCAGCGTCGACAAGATGGACCTGACGGCCGATCCCCGGGTTGATTTTGCCCGCTATGCCGCCGGTGGTTGGTACGCGCGCAACGAGATCCCCGCCGACAAGTCGCGGTGGGGCGGCTTCAACGAGCTGGCCGAGCAAAACTGGGCCAAGGTGCACGCGATCCTCGACGAGGTGGCCGCCGCGCCGGCCGAGCCGGGCACCAACCGGCAAAAAGTCGGGGACTTTTACCGCTCGGCCACCGATACCGCCACGATCAACGCCCGGGGTCTGAAACCGATCGAGGCCGATCTCGCCGCGATCGCCGCCAGCGCCTCGCTCGACGAACTCATGGCCGTCGCGGTCCGCATGCACCGCGGCCTCGGTGCGCCCTTTTGCGGCTTCGCCTATTACGCCGATTTCAAGCAGAGCGACACCTACGGCTTCTATCTCTACCAGGGCGGCCTGAGCCTGCCGTCCAAGGAGTATTATTTCTCGGACAAGTTCGCGCGGGAGCGCTGGGAGTTCATCGGCCACGTGGCCAAGATGCTCGAGGTGGCCGGCACCCCCCGGGCCACCGCATACAAGGAGGCTGAGACCGTGTTTGCCCTCGAGAAGGCCATGGCCGAGAACGCCAAGCTTCCCGTCGAGCTGCGGGACCGCGTGGCCAACTATAACAAGATGCCCATCGCGGAGGCCGTCGCCGCCTATCCGGGCTTCCCGTTGCCGGCGCTCGTCGCCGGACTCGGGGTGCCCGCCACCGTGACCGATATCATCGTCGGCCAGCCGAAGTTTATCGAGGCCCTGGGCCGGCTCCTGACCGAGCGTCCGCTGGATGACTGGAAGCTCTACGTCCGCTGGCAGCTCCTCAATGCGTCCGCCCCCTACCTGGCCGAGGATTTCGAAAAGGAAAACTTCCGCTTCTTCAGCACCGTGCTCAACGGCACGCCCGCGCAGGAACCGCGCTGGCAGCGGGCCGCCCGGCAGGTGGACACCTCGATCGGCGAGGCGGTCGGCCAGCTGTATGTGGAGAAACATTTCCCGCCCGCCGCGAAGGCCCGGATGATGGAGATGATCGACAACATCAAGGCGGTCTTCCGCGACCGGCTCGCCACCCTCGACTGGATGTCCGACGAGACGCGCCAGAAGGCACTCGCCAAGTTCGCCCGGTTCGAACCCATGATCGGCTACCCGGAGAAGTGGCGCGACTACTCCGCCGTGGAGGTGCGCGCCGACGACTACCTCGGCAACGTGCAGCGCGCCGCCTTCGCCCAGTCGGACCGCGTGATCGGCCGCATCGGCCAGAAGGTGGACCGCGCCGAATGGAGCCTGACCCCGCAGACGGTGAACGCCTACTACTCCCCGGTCACCAACCAGATCGTCTTCCCCGCGGGCATCCTCCAACCGCCGTTCTTCGACTTCGCCCTGGACGACGCGGTGAACTACGGCGCCATCGGCGGCGTCATCGGCCACGAGATCACGCACGGCTTCGACGACCAGGGCCGGCGGTTCGATGCCGACGGCAATATGACCGACTGGTGGACGCCGGAGGACGCCAACCGCTTCCGCGAGCGCGCGCAGAAGCTGGTGGATCAGTACAACAGCTACCAGGCGCTCCCCGGCCTCGCCATCAACGGCCAGCTCTCGCTCGGTGAAAACATCGGGGACTTTGCCGGCACCACCATCGCCTACGAGGCGCTGCAGCGCTCGCTCCTGGGCAAGGAGAAGAAGCTGATCGACGGGTTTACCCCCGAGCAACGGTTCTATCTCTCCTGGACGCAGCAGTGGCGCACGAAGTTCCGCGACGACGCCATGCGCCTGCAGGTCGCGCGCGGCCCGCACGCGCCGGGCAACTTCCGCGCCTTCGGCCCGCTGGTGAACCAGCAGACCTTCTTCGACGCCTTCGGCATCAAGGAAGGCGACCCGATGTGGCGGAAGCCCGAGGATCGCGCCAAGATCTGGTAA